The DNA segment ATAATGGAAGAATCTGGGCTAACCGGTCTATtttctggcaccccactccagtactcttgcctggaaaatcccatggacggaggagcctggtaggctgcagtccatgaggttgctaagagtcagacacgactgagcgacttccctttccctttcccttttctggAGTTTCTCGagtttaaaaaaggaaggaagctgCCTGTTGAACTCTTGTCCACTGTGGATTAGTTTAGGAAGTGGTGCTGTTTCAAATTCAGCTGCAAGTACAGGATAGAGCCTAAAGAAGCTCTCCGTGTTGTTTTTCCTCAAGTTTTGACCTCcatatttgtttaaaaactaattaaaaacgGTCCTTCAAAATAGGAGCAGATAATTATTCCATGCTGGGGATCAACAAGGCTCTCACCATGGATTTTGGTACTATTCCTGCTATAAGTCAGAGatacagaaaagataaaaaaagaggagggtaaaggaaaaatagaagagaaaggggaaaagtacACTAGGAGGGGACTCCACCTGCCGCCTGTGCTACCTCTGGTTTTGTGTCTCTGTACACAGATGCACATCTGTTCCAGGCAGAAGTAATTTATGTTCATGCAGGCCGATCTTTGAGGTTGCTGGCAAAGACTGTTAGAAACCAAGTGGGAGACTGGGCAGGACCAACTGAACGCATGTGCAtcgcacatgtgtgtgtgtgtgtttatgttgtAAAGTGTATGTGATGGGGTAAGAGTGTGCCCATTAAGAGGGAGGGTTGTCAGCTGGAAGCTAATTGTTCCCAATCCCACATCCCAATGTTTCTTGTTTTCAGAGTAGTTTATAAAAGTGGAAGTTTTATCACTGAGGGTAAAGAACAAGAGAGATGTTCCCTGGAAGGttgaaaagttttataatttcGGTGCATCAGGTCAAAATATAGTTGTTACCATCCAGTTTAGACAGCTCCAGAAAAGGTACTCTTTTTCCACATACATACTGTTAATTAATCTGTCAACTAATTTGTCTAAGTACTTTATTTAGTTAGTGTCTAATTAAAGCCTTCTCTTGAGCCATGACCCTTAGCCTGTCAAATCTGTTTGAAACTCACTTCCTTTCCCTGACTTTTTATTCCATctgttgttttatttccttcttcatttcctttgttaATCACTTTTTGTTCATAGTGTCTGAGATTTTTCTTGTCCAtcattccagagaaacatctgctGGTTGGCTTGATCAAGTAAGGTAGATACATTTCTTGTTTGAACTCCATTGACTGAAAATTGATTTCATATTTGAGGTAGACAAACCTGCGAGGTGCTATTTGCTCAGCAAATCTGTTCTTTATTATTCTATGAGATATATACCCTTTATAACAGCAAGTAGTTACTGATGTCCTGCTCTGTCACAGCTGCAGCTGAAAACAGTTAATTGAAATTAAATGAGCACACTTTTGTGTGTTTGCATAAGAGTCAATACAAGCCTGTGAAAAAGAGTATGTTTGCACATTGAGAGGACCAGTTCTTCTCTAGCCTGTTACCAGTAAAATGGTTAGGTctgtttcaaaaattatttaattaattctacttcagaaaaattaaatctCTTTTCTGATACTACATTACATCTAAACATTATTAGCTTCCTTAGATAGAAGTTTCTAAATTTtgataataaagaaaagaaattggtGGCATTAGGAAGTTTCATGAGCACTTGAAAAGGGAGGTAGTAAAAAAGTAACAAATCATTTTAGTTAAATTTCATTGTTGTTCTGAGGCCTTCAGATCCAAGTGTATGTTTTCATTAGTATTTGATTTTTGAATTCAAGTTATTGAGTTATTAGGAGCAATCCTACGTTTCCATGTTAGGAAATTATTAGCAGGGGCAGATGGAAGTTAATGAGGCCTCTGCAAAATTGGTTATGTATAAGATCGATGAAAACTGCCTTTGCTTCTCAAGTGAAAGGTGAAATATGTCAAAGTTCTCCTGTTATCATGCAGGTGTTCTGCATGCATAGGACTAATTGGAAGGCAGTTGAGGACCAGGAAGAGTGCAAGAAAGAATAATGACAGTTTTCTGTTAATGTGCCTATTAGTCACATAAATTTTCCAAGGTGCCCCACGTGATTGATAAGAACTTTCTCAGTTTTCACTCTGTGAGGTAGAAAATGAGAAAGTAGgttattttcttgatttcctcTCCTTTATGCATCTCGTCCTCCACCCTAACTCAGCTGTATGTTCCCATGGTCATACCCAAAGACTTTGTTATCACTGCGAAACCCTCCCCTTCCCTAATCTCAATCTTTGGCATCCAAGACTTGAACTATACCTCCTGCCTTATCAGCTCCCTCCTCCTGGTTCCCCAGCCACAGCAGTGCTCCAGCCTCATTGGCACCTACAAGTCATCGATTCCAGTGCCTTTCCACTGCTCGTGACCCCCTCTTGTCtcctctccttgctgctgctgctgctgctaagtcgcttcagtcgtgcccgactctgtgcaaccccatagacggcagtccgccaggctctgccatccctgggagtctccaggcaagaacattggagtgggttgccatttccttctccaattcatgaaagtgaaaggtgaaagtgaagtcgctcagtcgtgtccgactcttagtgaccccatggactgcagcctacctggcttctccgtccatgggattttccaagcaagagtactggagtggggtgccattgccttctctggtctccTCTCCTTACCCAGTTTAAATTCCAAACTCAGTGGTTCCAACCATATGAACACCTCCTAGTATATACCCTCAGCTCACTTGGCCTCctcttcttttgttcttttcctttcctaaGATCCTGCTTAAATCCAACTCTCCATGGTAGCACATggctggtgaaaaaaaaaatgcacaattttGCTCACTGCTCTCGCTTAAAGTTCATGACCACTGGGTTCAAGCCAGCCCTTTCATGCTGCTGTGTGATCATACAATTGCCTCtggccccttcctcctcccactgTCCTAAAGGACTGTGTCTCACTTTTTCCTCATACATTCAGTACCGCCTCTCCCATCCTCACTTTCGCTGATGACCTTGCCTTGCATTCTACTGAGAAAGTGGGAAAATGAGAAGAGAATTTTCACGTGCTCCCATCTTCACGTCTCTCTTCCCACTTGTACCTACAGCCGTTCACATGACCTACACTCTTGAATTGCTTGTGGTCCTATCTAAGAACAGCTCTGCAGCTTGTGCAGTAGACTCAATTCTGTCCTTTCTCATCTACTGAATCATTCACATTAGCATATAAACATGCTGTAACTTTGCTTATCTTAAAAATGCCCTTCTTTACCCCCTCTATCACTCCCATTTCTTTATTCTCCTTTTGAACAAAACTTAACCAAAAGAAATATCTGTGTTCACTCTTTCCAATTCCTTTGCTTGGTTGGGGCCTTGCTTTCCATAATACCggggctgggtgggaggggcgggggcaaCTTTCACATTGTGAAGCTGGACGGTGCCACTCACTTAGAATATGATAGAAATGGTGTCCCCTGGAGTTGGCACCAACCTCTTTAACCAGCTTTAATCAGGCATTTGCCCTTATTGCTCACCAGAACTATTCTTTTTAAGGTCCTCAGAACCTTCCATGTGACCTGTCTAGAGATGCTtctcagtgctcatctttcttgaCTTAACGGCATTGATTGCCAATTGATCACTTCCTCCTCTTTGAAACATTGCTCCCTCTTGGCTTAGGACACTACAGTCTCCTGGTTTTCCTCCTCTTTTGCTCGTTCCTCTTCATCTTCCTAACCTCTGAATATAGACTGAGTCCTCAGACCTTATCCGTCTATACTCACTCTCTCGGTCACCTCCAGTGTCTTTGGTTTAAAAATCAAGCAGCTGGTGGTGACTTGCAGATCTGGTACCTACTTCTTCTCTGGACTCCAGACCTGTATGTTTAATTGTCTGCTTGACAGAGCCTCTTGAATGTCAGTCGACTTAGAGAAATCAATATCTCTAGAACCAAATGCTTATTCTTTTGTCCAAACCTGATTCTTCTGAAGTCTTCCCTTTCTCGGTAAGTGGAAACTCTGTCCTTCCAATTGTTGCTCAGTATGAAAACTTTAGAGTCATCTGtaattcctctctttctcttgcaTACCATATCTAGTCTGTTTCAAGTCTTCCTGATTCTCCTTTAGATTATATCCAGtgtctgtttctctgtttccACTCTTACTGTCTTGCTCCCCCTCCGTCATCTCCCACCTGTCTCCTTGGCTCCACTGTTGTCTACACCCCAACCTgacccacgcacacacacacacactgcacgcTGTTTTCTTATCACAGCAGCCAAAATGAACCTTTAAAAATACAAGTCATGTGGTACCACCTCTCTGTTGATTAGCTTCGAAAGGTTTCCTGAGTCATCTGGCATAAAAATTGATTTCCAAGTAGTGGGGTAAGATCCTGCATGATTGGGCCAGTCCGtccctctctgacctcatctcttATCCTCTCCCTTCCTCATTCTGCTGCAGTCTTACTGTCCTCACTGTTCCTGTGAGCATGCTCCTCCTGTTCCAGGGTTTTTACACTTGCCTTGGCCTGGGATCGTCTTTTCCCTAATACCCACAGGACTCACTCTTTTACCTCCTACTGCTTCATGCCTTTGCTATGatgttctctttttttccctgacCTTGCCATATATAGGACTGAAGTTTCCCCCTTCCCCTGAGCACTCTCTATGCCCttcttttgcattatttttcacTCTAGTCTTTAATGAACATCTGACTTGCTGTGTATTTATATGCTTGTTGACTGTCTTTGTTTTCCCATGTGAGTATAAACTTCATGAAGATGGGAAGCGTATTCATTTTTTGTCATAGCCTAATTCATgataagcatttaataaatgcttgttgaaataaatgaatatagagTTACTattgaattcattttaaaaaagctgaTGTTAGACTAACTTACATAATCCTAGAGAATCATGATTTTTGAGGCAAGTTTAATGTGACTTGCTCCAAACAGCAATTGATTTTCTAACAAAACAGTTTGCTTGCAGAGTGCCTTTAGAAATTTACTTAGGAATCAATACACTTGGTTTATGAGTTGCGTTATGTACGTGGGCAGTCTCTCTTTGATAGATTTGCACACTTGCCTGCCTTTTTCACCTATCTCTGTAGATATGAATGCTACAATACGAAGGATTGACCAGTTAACCAACATCTTGGCCCCCATGGCTGTTGGCCAGATTATGACATTTGGCTCTACAGTCATTGGCTGTGGTTTCATTTCGGCATGGAATTTGGTATCCATGTGTATGGAATACTTTCTGCTCTGGAAGGTTTACCAGAAAACCCCTGCTCTAGCTGTGAAGGCTCCTCCTAAAGAGGAAACTGAGTTGAAACGACTGAATTTATACAAAGGTAAACTCAACAAAATGTTCGATCCCTTTATTTTGAccttattttgattttatttgcaGATCTTGTATGTTGGTTGAGAccaaaataaatttgaatttatgTCAGGTTTAGTTATTATTGATGGTCTGCATGAGGTTAACTATATCAACATGGTAATAAGTTAAAACCCAGTCTTTTGAGGATCTGTGGAACAAATCTGGGTTGAACCTCAAGGGGTTGGAATGGGACCTCTGGCCCTTTTTCTTAATGTGAATAGCAGGCACAGAGGGGCAATTAATTGGGGGATGGGCAGAGTTGGGCATGGTAATGGGAGGAACACTggggggaaagagaagagaattcCTAGAAGTCTGTAAAGAAGGGAGTTGCCTGCCATTTGTGGGACAGTGGAAGAGAGTGAGATATGAGGGTGGGCATTTttcaagaagagaagaggaagttaGGCTTCTGAGCAAATGGAAGCTTAAATGGGCCCCAGACATAAGGTTGTGTATTTTTCTCAGACAATTATTAGATTTTATCTGTTAAGTTTTCCTGCTGTTTACTTTGGTGGGATTATAATTCTGAGAGAGAGGGGGAATGGGGAGGGGAGAAGTATCAATAGTATTTTGTTTATAATGTAAGTACTTGGAGTTTATTGCTTGGCTGAAATCCTTAGATGAGTACaagaaaatacatattatattgtAGTAGCCGAGGGTGTCCATGGGTGTGCCCTCCATAGGTGAGGGAATGGGGAGAAGAAAATTACTGAGTAAGGTAGTTAGCTTTTTCttccatgtcccctccctcaaATAATAATGTCTTTTATTAACAGAATCTGAGCCAAAACCCCTGGAGGGAACTCATCTAATGGGTGAGAAAGACCCTGACATCCATGAACTTGAACATGAGCAAGAGCCAAGCTGTGCCTCCCAGATGGCTGAGCCCTTCCGCACTTTCCGAGACGGATGGGTCTCCTATTACAACCAGTCTGTGTTTCTGGCGGGCATGGGTCTTGCTTTCCTCTATATGACTGTCCTGGGCTTTGACTGCATCACTACAGGGTACGCCTACACTCAGGGGCTGAGCGGGTCCATCCTCAGTATTTTGATGGGAGCATCAGCCATAACTGGAATAATGGGAACTGTGGCTTTTACATGGCTGCGTCGAAGATGTGGCCTGGTTCGGACTGGTCTGATCTCAGGACTCGCACAGCTTTCCTGTTTGATCTTGTGTGTGATCTCCGTGTTCATGCCTGGAAGCCCCTTGGACTTGTCTGTTTCACCTTTTGAAGATATCCGTACTAGGTTCATTCAAACAGAACCACTTTCAGTTACACCTACAAAAATACCTGAAATCATCTCTACAACTGATACACACATGTCAAACGGGTCTGTTCCTGCTAGTGTTGTCCCAGAGATGAGTTCTAAATCCGTGCCTATAATCTCTGTCAGCCTGCTGTTTGCAGGCGTCATTGCTGCTAGAATCGGTAAGAAGTCTCCTTTTGTATATTAATGAATTAAAGTGTCTTTTTGCAATGGAGGGTCAGATAATTCAGCAGAAATTGGGCTAAAATATTCCCTGAATGTTAATTTAAGCAAAATCCACTCTTTATTCTTATGTATAATCCAGtcatttattatgaaaatttaacTTTATAGTTTGAAAGAACCTGTATTTTGTagagtgtgtatgtatatatactttccTAAAACATGGTTAGGGCTTGAAGCTTTTTACTGAGTGgatatctttctcttttaatgtaatttagttaatttttaaaaagatattatcaATAATAATTATACTTTTAGTAATTTAGagcctttttattattataactcTACCAAAAGGACTGTAATTTAGCAAATAGTTCAAtgcaataaagttaaaaaaagtggggtttaaattaaaaaaaataagacacaatAGTTAGAGAAAAATCCTTCAGAGGTCTTCTCTAGCTGATGTTTCTTTGTTGTATACTTTGCCAAACAAATGATTTTTATAGCCCTGAAAGGAAGCATAATGTAAAAACCTCTTACAAAGGAAAGTTTAAGTAATCATTAATAGACTGCTGATGAATTATCTCTGTCTGAATTCGTTCTTGAAATGAAACCGTATTTATCTTGTGATACACAGCAGTTCATTAATTTATTAAGGATATTAATATTAAAGCAAGACAGCTTTATTGTAGGGGCTTTAGGACCGAAGCAGTAAATGTATTAATGGCTTAAAGTTTCCTTACACTTTAAACCTATCAATATATCAGGTCcgttcattttaaactttaaaaatactagtAATTATAATAGGATTTATTATGTCTCTGATTTCAGAGTTTTGCCTTCAGAGTATGAATAATCACAGAAAAGAATTATTTCTTATGGCTGTAAAAACAATTTCTTGAAACCAGTAATAGCACAGtatttattaatgaaaaataattctctaAAACTCAGCTATGATAAATATACATATGGTGACTTTAAGGTAATAGAGTTAAGTATGTATTTTGTGTATGTCAACAGATATTTAATGTATAGTTCTGAAATGTATGGCTCTAAGTTAAAATTAAGTTTCtaagaaatatcttttattttaggTCTTTGGTCCTTTGATTTAACTGTGACACAGTTGCTGCAAGAAAATGTTGTTGAATCTGAAAGAGGCATTATAAATGGTGTACAGAACTCCATGAACTATCTTCTTGACCTTCTGCACTTCATCATGGTCATCCTGGCTCCGAACCCTGAAGCTTTTGGCTTGCTCGTGTTGATTTCAGTCTCCTTTGTGGCAATGGGCCACGTCATGTATTTCCGATTTGCCCAGAAAACTCTGGGCTCCCAGCTTTTTGCCTGTGGTCATGATGATAAAGAAGTTACAGATGCAGATCAAGCTAATACTTCTGATGTGTAAGACAGTTCAGCTGTTGCTGCCCCTGTTACTAGATTATGTAGAGCACATGTGCATATTTTGTTCTTCAGAATTCCAATAAATTGCTGGGTGTTTCTCTCTGGTTTGACCATAGCTATGCCTTGAGGGCCAAAAGCTAGTTAGGAAACAAGCCAGGAGAAATGAGCTGGTTAATTTCCCTTATATTTAAggatagaaaaaaaatagagaaagagaaactcAGTTTAAATACAGAGACTAGAAGAGTAACACTGACTTTCCCTATTTCTCATAAGAGTGTAAAATTTTCCATAGGAGAGTGATTAGTCAGGTGAATTAAGTTATTTTTTGGCAGATATTTATTATCTGTACTAGAATTCAGATATGTCAGTTTGCCCTAACACTCTTGTTCAAGTCTagttaatttactttaaaaaaaatcttattctcAGTTATACTATAAAAACGAATTCTCTTCCAAGTTTGAAAATTCAAGTTGGATAACCAGTATTATCCTCGTTGGTCCTGTTGCTGTTAAGGCATTGACATATATGTGGAGGAATGAAATACTTAACTAGAATTCTTTAATAGGGTTTATGGTTTAACTTTAGAGAGCacctttgtatttttcttatcaGCTAGGGCAAAATATTGTATTAAGCATATGTAGCACTTCATAAAATGGCTATTGTGTAAGCTACAGGTAAAAGCAAAGCTATAGGGTAGATTTATAATACAGTGAAGGCACGAGGACTTCAAACGTGCCGGCAGTTTGGCCATAGAAACTGGAAGTTAAAAGTCACATGAAGGTCAAGATCCAGACTTAACTCATGCCACTGTCCTTCAGGATCTCTGTCTTGGAGCATGAGGGAGTTGGCAAGTTAAATGTAGAAAGCAGGCCCAAACTTggaaaggttttgtttttgtaaatcatTTGACTTACTTTTAACATGCTCAGTAGAACGTTTTTACTTTTACTGTTTTGTACCCAGGAGTTATTTTTACCTAGCCGTAGAGCAAAACTGTTCATAAATGTATCCCTTTCAAATGTCTTTgagaaaaatggagggaaaaactccttttatatatatattttttcaaagctGTTTTGCAAGTCATTTTGCAGCATGCCAGTGCCAGCGGCATGCCTTGCCCTAACCATTCATGCACTTTCATGGAGACTGCAATACATTGCACTGagcactttctcttttcttgaggtttaatctttttcttctttctacagTATGATGTAATGATTTGCCATGTTGTAAAATCTTtgtaaaatatttctatataaaaacattaaaaaaaatcttgacttCTTTTTCCTGAGTTGCGTTCCCTTGTTGTTTAATATTGCTTTTGTTAACAGAACATCTGTTTTAGATACTATCTGTTTCCCTCTAAAGATCTATAATGTTGTAATAATTCACACTTTTAAGTGTTATCTCCCTGCTCATATGTCTAGTTTATGGTGGCTGGCATAACAGTATAGTAAACATGAGCCCCAGAACTCATTCTTTGACCTTGAAGAAGTCACTTTAAGCTCTCTTGAattctattttctcttctgtaaattgGAAGTGTTATTATAAAACCAGCTGTACCTACATCACAGTTTCCCTGAATGAGTCAAGTAAGGTACTTCTTGTAGAAGCACTTTGTGGACTATACGATGAGGTAGTATTAATAATATTACTAGAAGTCGGGTCTAACTAGTAACAGTTAGATTCCTGTTGAGAAGCCAGAGAGAGTAGAGCCACATTCTGtattcagcaaatgtttgctAAACAACCAATCTGTGTCCCAGACTGATTGGTCttggagatgcagatttgactCAAAACATGGTTGATCAGAGACTCCTCTTCTTTTCCCCCCAAATTGGGAGCTTGACGACTTCTGGCATCACCCATAATTACTGATCAGCTGCTGACTTCTGAGTAGACAGTAGACGTTTCTGTTAGGTCTGGCTACTGTCTTGAACAGGTCATCCACTTCTTCCTGCAGTGGTCGAGCTACGGTTGGAGGTCTGCCCTGAGTGTTTGTAGCTGTAATTGAAGGCCTGTGACCTTGTGAATTGAGTAAAACCATCTTAGCAAAGGAAGGTCCCATCTCTCAGTGTGGGCATCTTGCCAGACTGTGGGCCTGGTGAGAGCGGCTCTGTGTGAGAGGAAGGGAAGTGGAGTTAGTTAACAGAAATGTTTATAGCTGCTGCCCTTATCTTTGCAGAGCGTTGctcagagcaggaggagaagggaaatggagaaaataactGCTGGACAAGGTAGCCTTTGCTGGGTACTGCCCCCCAGGCATACTAGGGCTGGGTGGATGATGTGTGTTATTCTGGGTATGTTTCTAACTAGGGAGACAAACTCAGATACCTACAGGGTCAGTAGGTAATACAAATGAGTGAAGTGAAAACAGTCTTACATTTAACATGTAATTGCATTTCACAAAAGTATCACTTATTTGTTCCcacttaaaaacaaattattaccatttttttttcttaattctggctccgtcagtaaagaatctgctggcaatgcaggagacccaggtttgatccctgggtcaggaagatcccccaaagaatGAAATGGTaattcattccagtattgttgtctgggaagtcccacggacagagaagcctagtgggctacagtccatgggggtcacaagagtcgaacacaatttagtgactaaaccacataCCACCACAATTCCCATGGAGGCTTCTTATGGTTATTAAAATTGATTCTTTCCACATAGACCTCCTTTGCATaggaaaaatattcattttatgaagAAATACTCctattctccctttttttcttggggCATCTGGCTTCCTTGATATTCCTTTCATTTCCTGCCCCCTGACccacttaaagaaagaaaaaggtataAGAAATAACTTTCCTGTTCACCCTAAGAAAAAACAATACAAGAGGGGAGCTAAAGCCCTGAACATGCTTTTGGGGAGGTCACAGGGTATGCAAGCTGGCGAGCACATAACCAGGATAAAGAAACAGCTAAGCAACACGGAATGTGAGCCTCTCTAGTCATATCTTTTATCTTTCAAGAGAAGCTGGGATTCTGAAATTTTGTGTGACATCTCCAAATCCTTCAATTCTGGCAATTAATTTGAAAATACGTATACCTGTAGGCT comes from the Bos taurus isolate L1 Dominette 01449 registration number 42190680 breed Hereford chromosome 2, ARS-UCD2.0, whole genome shotgun sequence genome and includes:
- the SLC40A1 gene encoding ferroportin; its protein translation is MTRTREQSRQGGCCGSLANYLTSAKFLLYLGHSLSTWGDRMWHFAVSVFLVELYGNSLLLTAVYGLVVAGSVLVLGAIIGDWVDKNARLKVAQTSLVIQNVSVILCGIILMMVFLHKNELLTMYHGWVLTSCYILIITIANIANLASTATAITIQRDWIVVVAGGDRGRLADMNATIRRIDQLTNILAPMAVGQIMTFGSTVIGCGFISAWNLVSMCMEYFLLWKVYQKTPALAVKAPPKEETELKRLNLYKESEPKPLEGTHLMGEKDPDIHELEHEQEPSCASQMAEPFRTFRDGWVSYYNQSVFLAGMGLAFLYMTVLGFDCITTGYAYTQGLSGSILSILMGASAITGIMGTVAFTWLRRRCGLVRTGLISGLAQLSCLILCVISVFMPGSPLDLSVSPFEDIRTRFIQTEPLSVTPTKIPEIISTTDTHMSNGSVPASVVPEMSSKSVPIISVSLLFAGVIAARIGLWSFDLTVTQLLQENVVESERGIINGVQNSMNYLLDLLHFIMVILAPNPEAFGLLVLISVSFVAMGHVMYFRFAQKTLGSQLFACGHDDKEVTDADQANTSDV